The Anabas testudineus chromosome 11, fAnaTes1.2, whole genome shotgun sequence genome has a segment encoding these proteins:
- the il11b gene encoding uncharacterized protein il11b, with protein MKLSPKSTPGLLHLLLLAELFVTSSSRPTHSPSLYGMFGSMIAQVEKLISICKKLHGLSDEELLQFVSVDHRLHGLPRLQHTAGHLSSLKVNESLSQLYSDTQSFKLHMDWLKTAKENVSLPFKSAEDASTHLLRLSNLLNASLNQISEQVPQSLPPSLPVVSTAFDALRFSTEIADRLQIFCNWSKRVLRCLQRNCHRH; from the exons TAAGTCCTAAGTCCACCCCTGGtctgctccacctgctgctaCTGGCTGAACTATTTGTCACTTCGTCGTCTCGTCCCACTCACAGTCCCTCCCTGTACGGCATGTTTGGATCGATGATTGCTCAAGTGGAGAAGCTGATTAGCATATGCAAAAAACTTCATGGTCTG TCAGATGAGGAACTCTTACAGTTTGTGAGTGTGGATCACAGACTTCATGGTCTTCCTCGTCTACAGCACACTGCTGGTCATCTCAGCTCCCTAAAG GTGAACGagtctctctctcagctctaCTCGGACACTCAGTCCTTCAAACTGCACATGGACTGGTTGAAAACggcaaaagaaaatgtcagtttgCCCTTCAAGTCAGCTGAGGATGCCAGCACTCACCTCCTGCGCCTGTCAAATCTTCTTAATGCGTCTCTTAATCAG ATCAGTGAACAGGTTCCCCAGTcgctgcctccctccctccccgtCGTCTCCACAGCCTTTGATGCGCTCCGGTTTTCCACTGAGATCGCTGATCGGTTACAAATCTTCTGTAACTGGTCAAAAAGAGTCTTACGTTGTCTCCAGAGAAACTGTCACAGACATTAA
- the si:ch211-171h4.3 gene encoding serine/threonine-protein kinase SBK2 has translation MTAATKLLDELCHLTAQSLTAMETSEHFKVLKLLGEGSYGKVMLAVHKKRGTPMALKFFPRESTSLPSFLREYNFSLSFCTHPSLTRALGIVYFTPSHYIFAQQASLFGDLYDIIIPEVGMEEDSCQRVVSQLCGALSHLHSLGFVHRDLKPENVFLCDAACRWVKLGDFGMVKAKGTKVPEVWYSSPYCTPEAEIARGNEDGWSTVNKGNNVSKEDEKKKTRVWVSVEPSTDSWALGILTYAMLTGSHPWAETASDCHSYLKYREWFESAKGPEDELDVWVEPQTESVHDVLDLNAARLGNKDHTPTAPQFACFTPLACTLFHSLLDPRPQLRGQPEEALSYLGGEWMKEKERERLEKERKKSRGKGAIRNMKEMEGRGQR, from the exons atgacA GCTGCCACTAAACTTCTCGATGAGCTGTGTCATCTGACGGCTCAGTCTCTGACAGCTATGGAGACGTCAGAGCACTTCAAGGTCCTGAAGCTCCTGGGTGAAGGCTCGTATGGTAAAGTTATGCTTGCTGTTCACAAGAAGCGAG GTACTCCAATGGCTCTGAAGTTCTTCCCTCGTGAATCCAcctctctcccctccttccTGAGGGAGTATAACTTCTCTTTATCCTTCTGTACCCACCCGTCTCTGACCAGAGCTCTGGGAATCGTCTATTTCACACCTTCACACTACATCTTTGCTCAGCAAGCCAGCCTCTTTGGAGATCTCTATGACATCATTATTCCTGAG GTTGGCATGGAGGAGGACAGTTGTCAGCGGGTGGTGTCCCAGCTGTGCGGTGCTCTGTCCCATCTGCACTCCCTTGGTTTTGTCCACAGAGACCTGAAACCAGAGAACGTTTTTCTGTGTGACGCCGCCTGTCGTTGGGTCAAACTGGGAGACTTTGGCATG GTGAAGGCCAAAGGCACCAAGGTCCCAGAAGTCTGGTACAGTTCCCCTTACTGCACGCCTGAGGCCGAGATCGCTCGAGGAAATGAGGACGGCTGGAGTACCGTGAATAAAGGGAATAACGTAAGCAAGGaggatgaaaagaagaagacaaggGTTTGGGTGTCCGTGGAGCCCAGCACAGACAGCTGGGCACTGGGGATCCTGACTTATGCTATGCTCACAGGAAGTCATCCGTGGGCTGAGACTGCCAGCGACTGCCACTCATACCTGAAATATCGGGAATGGTTTGAAAGCGCAAAAGGCCCCGAAGACGAACTAGATGTGTGGGTAGAGCCACAAACAGAAAGCGTCCACGATGTCCTCGATTTAAACGCAGCACGACTGGGCAACAAGGACCACACTCCCACCGCGCCGCAGTTTGCCTGTTTCACCCCACTAGCTTGCACCTTATTCCACTCGCTCCTCGACCCCAGACCACAGCTTCGCGGACAACCTGAGGAGGCATTGAGTTACCTCGGAGGGGAGTggatgaaggagaaagagagggagaggctggagaaggagaggaagaagagccGGGGGAAGGGAGCAATCAGAAACATGAAAGAGATGGAGGGGAGAGGACAGCGATAA